From one Anabas testudineus chromosome 21, fAnaTes1.2, whole genome shotgun sequence genomic stretch:
- the gja5a gene encoding gap junction protein, alpha 5a, whose translation MGDWSLLGNFLEEVQEHSTSVGKVWLTVLFIFRILVLGTAAESSWGDEQSDFLCDTQQPGCTNVCYDSAFPIAHIRYWVLQIVFVSTPSLIYMGHAMHTVRREEKRRRKEQEEKEERGEGVGDLEGEKDYLQQKESGKEMASDGTGRVRLKGALLQTYVLSILIRTAMEVIFIVVQYLIYGVFLKALYLCETWPCPNPVNCYMSRPTEKNVFIIFMLVVAGVSLLLSVLELYHLGWKSARKCVRNKMMQRNNHRSVTVAVSAALEPSSPSRPSASCTPPPDFTQCLAAPSPMTAMASHPFNTRMALQQNSVNLATERHHSCDNIEDEEDFLRMRYDHTPTELPNSCSPSPLLHSGYMKDKRRLSKTSGTSSRARQDDLAV comes from the coding sequence ATGGGGGACTGGAGTCTCCTCGGGAATTTCCTAGAAGAGGTCCAGGAACACTCCACCTCAGTTGGGAAGGTCTGGCTCACCGTTCTCTTCATCTTCCGCATCCTGGTGTTGGGCACAGCGGCCGAGTCCTCCTGGGGTGATGAGCAGAGTGATTTTCTGTGTGATACTCAGCAGCCCGGTTGCACCAACGTGTGCTATGATAGCGCCTTCCCCATCGCCCACATCCGCTACTGGGTACTGCAgattgtttttgtctccacCCCTTCCCTCATCTACATGGGCCATGCCATGCACACAGTGCgcagggaggagaagaggcgcaggaaggagcaggaagagaaggaggaaagaggTGAGGGAGTAGGAGACCTGGAAGGGGAAAAGGACTATCTCCAGCAGAAGGAGAGTGGGAAGGAGATGGCATCTGATGGGACTGGCCGTGTTCGCCTGAAAGGGGCCCTGCTGCAGACTTATGTCCTGAGCATCTTGATCCGCACAGCGATGGAGGTGATATTTATTGTGGTGCAGTACCTGATCTATGGGGTGTTCCTCAAGGCACTGTACTTGTGTGAGACCTGGCCTTGCCCCAACCCAGTTAACTGCTACATGTCCCGGCCCACAGAGAAGAAcgtcttcatcatcttcatgcTGGTGGTAGCCGGTGTGTCGCTACTGCTCTCTGTGTTGGAGCTCTACCACCTTGGCTGGAAGAGTGCCAGAAAGTGCGTACGCAACAAGATGATGCAGAGGAACAATCACAGGTCTGTGACGGTTGCCGTGTCTGCTGCCTTGGAGCCCAGCAGCCCATCGAGGCCCTCAGCCTCCTGCACCCCTCCTCCTGACTTCACCCAGTGCCTGGCAGCCCCAAGCCCCATGACCGCCATGGCCTCTCATCCTTTTAACACCAGAATGGCGCTGCAGCAAAACTCAGTCAATTTGGCCACCGAGCGACATCACAGCTGTGACAACATAGAGGACGAGGAAGACTTCCTGAGAATGAGATATGACCACACCCCGACAGAGCTGCCCAACAGCTGCTCCCCATCACCCCTGCTTCACTCTGGCTACATGAAGGACAAACGTCGCCTGAGCAAGACCAGTGGGACCAGCAGCCGTGCTCGCCAAGATGACCTGGCAGTGTAG
- the acp6 gene encoding lysophosphatidic acid phosphatase type 6, producing the protein MRTLWMKGGVVGSLSVAFGSMLWSMKKTESDHAASSCTSANTKPSSPYELKLVQVLFRHGARTPLNSIPDVMEAQWVPTLLEPPAHTHMNYVVTDLHGGPRPPAPVEDSYRKNVLPGGTFPGQLTTVGMQQLYELGKRLRRRYIEESPFLSSTFSPAEVYVRSTNIVRTIESAKCLIAGLFQQKQKDIVHILTTEAPSEILYPNYHGCKMLKILAGHRWAESSTLPDIAADLQSIQNALGIAAHQHVDFILIRDDMVAREAHGLPCPPVLDTWRNKVEQRAVDMMCHIYEPSKRENLQMCVGPLLYTLLANIDEKLQGTLSEPDRKLFLYSAHDTTLIPCLMALGIFDMRWPPYAADITLELYNHRQTNEAFVKVSYIGQDQHIPGCSGVYCPLQEFKQVLSSYSLTSELYQSLCNSTEGLSKH; encoded by the exons ATGAGGACTCTCTGGATGAAAGGAGGTGTTGTGGGTTCATTGTCTGTGGCTTTTGGCTCAATGTTGTGGTCAATGAAGAAGACTGAATCTGACCACGCTGCCTCCAGTTGTACCTCTGCCAACACAAAACCAAGTTCTCCCTATGAACTAAAATTGGTTCAAGTCCTCTTCCGACATGGTGCCCGAACACCGCTGAATTCTATACCTGACGTGATGGAG GCTCAGTGGGTGCCGACACTCTTGGAGCCTCCAGCACACACCCACATGAACTATGTAGTGACAGATCTTCACGGTGGCCCCAGGCCCCCAGCTCCTGTAGAAGACAGCTATCGGAAAAACGTGCTGCCT GGTGGCACGTTCCCTGGTCAGCTGACTACAGTGGGAATGCAACAGCTGTATGAGCTGGGCAAGAGGCTGAGGAGGAGATACATAGAGGAGAGTCCCTTCCTCAGCTCCACCTTCAGCCCAGCTGAGGTCTA tGTGCGCTCCACTAACATTGTGAGGACCATTGAATCTGCCAAGTGCCTCATAGCAGGGCTTttccagcaaaaacaaaaag ACATTGTACATATATTAACAACGGAGGCACCATCTGAAATCCTCTATCCCAACTATCATGGATGCAAGATGCTTAAAATCCTTGCCGG CCACCGCTGGGCAGAGTCGTCCACTCTGCCAGACATTGCAGCAGACCTGCAGAGCATCCAGAACGCACTGGGCATCGCTGCTCACCAGCACGTCGACTTCATCCTCATTAGGGATGACATGGTTGCCAGAGAG GCGCACGGCCTGCCGTGCCCACCCGTGCTGGACACCTGGAGGAATAAAGTGGAACAGAGAGCTGTGGACATGATGTGTCATATCTATGAACCCAGCAAAAG GGAGAACTTGCAGATGTGTGTAGGCCCCCTCCTATACACACTGTTAGCCAATATTGATGAGAAACTGCAGGGCACCTTGTCAGAGCCAGACAG GAAGTTGTTTTTGTACTCTGCACATGACACCACCTTGATTCCCTGTCTGATGGCTCTTGGGATCTTTGACATGAGATGGCCACCATACGCAGCTGATATAACACTGGAGCTGTACAACCACCGGCAGACCAACGAGGCCTTTGTCAAGGTGTCATACATAGGGCAG GACCAACATATTCCAGGTTGTAGTGGAGTCTACTGCCCTCTGCAGGAGTTCAAACAGGTGCTCTCATCGTACTCACTGACCTCCGAACTCTACCAGTCACTTTGCAACAGCACAGAGGGTCTGAGCAAGCACTGA
- the bcl9 gene encoding B-cell CLL/lymphoma 9 protein, with protein MLEVQEERPAAAGTAATHFNKKERGKKEREEAKDGRGNLANIGNPVPGSRNVRAKAPLSHTGSPHQLITPPCSVVLGAPSMHSNRLKNSPSTNTQSPKPKTEAMVRSPPVMSPSTASQMDSKMPNQGKPGNTASQSQPSPCDPKTLGTKGAQNVAGGMGLKNGQGLTSGPSSKVKVKRERSTSVESFEQPESGTPTSEEKDSSRAKRMCVAERRQPYSGADWCSGGESDEDDKGFFNCNSSDVKPQDSVSHSTSNAGLSRSSTPSHNTLGGQGSTTEPGSGQKPGSKLVYVFTTEMANKAADAVLTGHTENIIAFHMKNISNSKDKAHLLLNNAANALRNDSKPPQQPASHAQDQSHQPGAKLSLPGMADPAPTQPSNQGSQSGLLPQEGSSATGLESKNLSGGSPSNNTTPADQAPVAQPEAGLNPPTTGEGGQGGGASGAGLTPQQQQQQQQLAQELLNMEANTEGLSQEQLEHRQRSLQTLRDIQRMLFPDDRDAPSAGPPQSHGGPHDGGPDVAPRRSEQGPLQAMMAQSQSLGPPGGPGGPRPQGPPFGPPHGPRDMPPFPQDEMGPHMGGPGSCGEGDQMTPEQVAWLKLQQEFYEEKRKKQEMQHRPLPPDMMMHPHGPRGMMRGPPPPYQPGPGEMWGGPGGPPEHYQERMGMGPGPRGMPLHMQRMPGFSGMMNPEMEGPPRPGMGWPDDMPPRMGDARGFPGGPGGMFAGPGGRGERFPNPQSVQEAMFHQGIGGEKGLPPGMMMDMQRMMGHQRGGMEPGNGMGMFPRMPGDGPMSPSSRLPGMGSREMPPEFGMGPGPGPHMHPSKLRDPPMNMSPDDMMRMRGGGGPPMENMGPQGRPMQGPPFPDQAQPGDFPMGPGRPFPGGPAGMRVPHGDQAFGPEHRSTPTGGNGRINPLSSAGAPQGQRGRKPADLNVQAGGGNSPSVNPLKSPPLRQVQSPMMGSPSGNLKSPQTPSQLAGMLTGPTGPSAPPAPPASAPMKSPHSMMGSAGASPVHMRSPSLPNPSPGWASSPKPPMQSPGVPPQGGKPPLSITSPNMMGNMEPGGNGPPSAPPSSGAPSGSMSIPGNVPSGSPYTIPPEPTLSQNPLSIMMSRMSKFAMPSSTPLYHDAIKTVASSDDDSPPARSPNLPSVNNNGMAMNHQGNPRMMGPGNAGPMPALSPLGMNPMGSQPLSHGMPPQMPSPNAPNMGPGMMPHGMMIPPNPQDPGMANPQMMPQGRMGYPHRSQGYPLTQSPSQQGPFSPHNGPGPQGFPGHPMGFQGEGGPMGGRMGNMPHGGGGDGGMCKPNTPGGPEFNNMQGGFSDADLHEVMRPGASGIPEFDLSRIIPSEKPSQTLSYFPRGGGENPGGKPPHPSGFPMQGMMGDGPPRMGMSMQGMGGMPGGPGGGMGPQDMPMGNPGHNSMRPPGFMGQGMMGPQHRMMSPGGPGGMMQGRQMAHPGPGGSPNMMMSLQGMGGPPQQTMMMGGQMRPRDMDMGFSPGPGMF; from the exons ATGTTGGAGGTCCAAGAGGAGAGGCCAGCGGCGGCAGGTACAGCAGCGACACATTTCAACAAGAAGGAACGAGGGAAGAAAGAGCGAGAGGAGGCCAAGGACGGTCGGGGAAACCTCGCGAACATTGGGAATCCTGTTCCTGGCTCCAGGAACGTGCGTGCAAAAGCACCACTTTCACACACAGGCAGTCCTCACCAGCTTATCACTCCACCTTGTTCTGTAGTCCTGGGAGCACCATCAATGCACTCCAATAGGCTAAAGAACTCCCCATCCACTAACACACAGAG CCCTAAACCTAAGACGGAGGCCATGGTACGATCACCTCCCGTCATGTCCCCCTCCACTGCCTCCCAGATGGACTCTAAAATGCCCAATCAGGGTAAACCTGGGAACACTGCCAGCCAATCACAGCCCTCACCCTGTGATCCCAAGACGCTGGGTACCAAAGGGGCTCAGAATGTGGCAGGGGGCATGGGGCTGAAGAACGGTCAGGGCCTAACCTCTGGCCCAAGCTCCAAAGTTAAAGTCAAAAGGGAGAGAAGCACCTCTGTAGAGTCATTCGAACAGCCAGAGAGTGGGACACCCACCAGTGAAGAAAAAG aCAGCAGCAGGGCGAAGAGGATGTGTGTGGCAGAGAGGAGGCAGCCGTACAGTGGAGCTGACTGGTGCTCTGGGGGAGAAAGTGACGAAGATGACAAAGGATTCTTCA ACTGTAACTCCAGTGATGTAAAGCCCCAGGACTCTGTCTCACATTCTACCTCCAATGCTGGACTCAGTCGCTCCTCCACACCGTCCCACAACACACTGGGAGGCCAGGGCTCCACAACAGAACCTGGTAGTGGCCAGAAACCAGGCTCAAAACTTGTTTATGTCTTCACCACCGAAATGGCCAACAA GGCAGCTGATGCAGTTCTAACTGGCCATACAGAAAACATCATTGCCTTCCACATGAAAAACATCTCCAACAGCAAGGACAAAGCTCACCTACTCCTG AACAATGCAGCAAACGCCCTCCGAAATGACTCCAAGCCTCCCCAGCAACCAGCATCCCATGCCCAAGATCAGAGCCACCAGCCAGGAGCCAAGCTGTCCCTACCTGGCATGGCAGACCCAGCCCCAACCCAACCTTCAAACCAAGGGAGCCAATCTGGCCTTCTCCCACAGGAAGGGTCATCGGCTACAGGCTTGGAATCCAAAAATCTTTCAGGCGGTAGCCCCAGCAACAACACAACTCCAGCTGACCAGGCCCCTGTCGCACAACCTGAGGCAGGCCTCAACCCTCCGACAACAGGGGAAGGAGGGCAGGGTGGAGGTGCTAGTGGAGCAGGTCTGACAccccagcagcaacagcaacagcagcagctggccCAAGAACTGTTAAACATGGAGGCCAACACAGAGGGTTTGTCCCAAGAACAGCTGGAACATCGTCAGCGTTCTCTGCAGACCTTGCGGGATATCCAGCGCATGCTTTTCCCTGATGACCGTGATGCCCCTTCAGCTGGGCCCCCACAATCCCATGGTGGACCCCATGATGGTGGGCCTGATGTTGCACCCCGGAGGTCTGAACAAGGCCCTCTGCAGGCTATGATGGCACAGTCTCAGAGCCTCGGCCCACCAGGTGGGCCAGGAGGCCCTCGTCCACAAGGTCCACCATTTGGCCCACCCCATGGTCCGAGGGACATGCCTCCATTTCCACAGGACGAAATGGGTCCACATATGGGGGGTCCTGGGAGCTGCGGAGAAGGAGATCAGATGACCCCAGAACAGGTGGCATGGTTGAAGCTACAGCAGGAATTTTacgaggagaagaggaagaaacaagaAATGCAACACCGGCCTCTTCCTCCAGACATGATGATGCACCCTCATGGTCCACGTGGCATGATGAGAGGGCCCCCACCACCATACCAGCCAGGCCCAGGAGAGATGTGGGGAGGACCAGGTGGGCCACCAGAGCACTACCAGGAGCGCATGGGCATGGGCCCTGGCCCCAGGGGTATGCCTCTGCATATGCAGAGAATGCCTGGCTTCTCTGGTATGATGAATCCTGAGATGGAGGGACCGCCAAGGCCTGGAATGGGCTGGCCTGATGACATGCCTCCCCGAATGGGAGATGCACGAGGCTTCCCTGGAGGACCTGGGGGAATGTTTGCTGGTCCAGGAGGTCGTGGTGAGCGTTTCCCAAATCCTCAATCAGTCCAAGAAGCAATGTTCCACCAAGGTATAGGTGGAGAGAAAGGCCTGCCTCCTGGGATGATGATGGACATGCAAAGAATGATGGGGCATCAAAGAGGGGGAATGGAGCCTGGTAATGGGATGGGTATGTTTCCCAGAATGCCTGGTGATGGTCCTATGAGCCCATCATCTAGGCTGCCGGGAATGGGGAGCAGGGAAATGCCTCCTGAGTTTGGCATGGGACCTGGCCCTGGACCTCATATGCACCCTTCTAAATTACGAGATCCCCCCATGAATATGAGTCCAGATGATATGATGAGAatgagaggaggtggaggaccTCCAATGGAGAACATGGGTCCACAAGGCAGGCCCATGCAAGGCCCTCCTTTCCCTGATCAGGCACAGCCAGGAGACTTTCCTATGGGACCTGGGCGGCCCTTCCCAGGGGGTCCTGCAGGAATGAGGGTTCCACATGGAGACCAAGCCTTTGGTCCAGAGCACAGATCTACACCAACAGGAGGTAATGGCCGTATCAACCCCCTCTCCTCTGCTGGGGCTCCACAAGGCCAGAGAGGCCGCAAACCAGCAGATCTGAATGTTCAAGCAGGAGGGGGGAACTCTCCCAGTGTCAACCCACTTAAGTCCCCTCCTCTGAGGCAAGTACAGTCCCCCATGATGGGTTCTCCCTCGGGAAATCTTAAATCTCCTCAGACACCGTCCCAGCTCGCTGGCATGCTCACTGGCCCAACAGGCCCCAGTGCTCCTCCAGCTCCCCCAGCTTCAGCACCTATGAAGTCCCCCCACTCGATGATGGGATCAGCAGGTGCCTCCCCTGTTCATATGAGGTCTCCTTCTCTTCCTAACCCTTCTCCGGGATGGGCCTCCTCTCCAAAACCACCCATGCAGAGTCCTGGAGTACCACCCCAGGGTGGCAAGCCCCCACTTAGTATCACCTCTCCAAACATGATGGGAAACATGGAGCCAG GTGGTAACGGTCCTCCTTCAGCCCCTCCTTCATCTGGGGCTCCATCTGGCTCCATGTCCATCCCAGGCAACGTCCCGTCTGGCAGTCCATACACCATACCCCCTGAGCCAACGCTATCGCAGAACCCTCTCTCCATCATGATGTCACGCATGTCCAAGTTTGCAATGCCCAGCTCCACCCCACTCTACCATGATGCCATAAAGACGGTTGCCAGCTCTGATGACGATTCGCCTCCAGCTCGCTCCCCTAACCTGCCTTCAGTGAACAATAAtg GTATGGCAATGAATCACCAAGGCAATCCACGTATGATGGGACCTGGAAATGCTGGACCCATGCCTGCCCTCAGTCCTCTAGGTATGAATCCAATGGGATCCCAGCCCCTCTCCCATGGCATGCCTCCACAGATGCCCTCTCCCAATGCCCCTAATATGGGCCCAGGCATGATGCCTCATGGCATGATGATACCACCAAATCCCCAAGACCCTGGTATGGCAAACCCTCAAATGATGCCCCAGGGACGCATGGGTTACCCTCACAGAAGCCAGGGTTACCCCCTCACCCAGTCCCCTTCCCAACAAGGCCCTTTCTCCCCACACAATGGTCCAGGACCCCAGGGTTTCCCTGGTCATCCCATGGGCTTCCAGGGAGAAGGAGGACCTATGGGAGGGCGAATGGGGAACATGCCTCATGGGGGAGGGGGTGATGGGGGTATGTGCAAGCCCAATACCCCTGGAGGGCCAGAGTTCAACAACATGCAAGGTGGATTCAGTGATGCAGACCTTCATGAAGTGATGCGGCCGGGAGCATCTGGTATTCCTGAATTTGACCTGTCCAGGATAATCCCATCAGAGAAGCCCAGTCAGACTCTGTCTTACTTccccagaggaggaggagaaaacccTGGGGGTAAACCGCCACACCCCTCAGGCTTCCCCATGCAGGGCATGATGGGTGATGGTCCCCCGAGGATGGGAATGTCCATGCAGGGGATGGGAGGGATGCCAGGGGGGCCTGGTGGGGGAATGGGGCCCCAAGACATGCCAATGGGCAACCCTGGCCACAATTCGATGCGACCCCCAGGATTCATGGGCCAAGGCATGATGGGACCCCAGCACCGGATGATGTCCCCTGGGGGTCCAGGAGGGATGATGCAGGGGAGACAAATGGCCCACCCAGGCCCTGGTGGCTCACCTAACATGATGATGTCACTGCAGGGCATGGGTGGCCCCCCACAGCAGACAATGATGATGGGGGGTCAGATGAGGCCACGTGACATGGACATGGGGTTCAGTCCGGGCCCTGGAATGTTCTAA